The following nucleotide sequence is from Falco naumanni isolate bFalNau1 chromosome 6, bFalNau1.pat, whole genome shotgun sequence.
TACAATTGCTGGAAAGAAATAAGTGAAAACATAGGGCTAGATTTTTGGGCAAGGAGATGTAAGGttggcagcctggcagctccaACCTAGTCTGGCTTTGCCTGTTGTACAGCTGCACTGTGAGATCGCCAGGGAACAGGTCATTGCCTTGAGAAACCTGTCTTGGCTATCGCAATACGGTAACTCACAGAGGATCTTCTTCAGAATAAAACCCCAAAGTCCACCTGAACGTTGGGCTAATGTCTCTGTGGTTCAGCAGGTTCTGTGGACAAGAGAGAACAAGGGAGCAGGACCCCCACTATAATGTCAAAGAGCTTTTCACTCTCCAGATGCAGTGATCCCACTGAGTAATCCCACATACTTAAAGCAGGATGGGTTGCTTCAGGGCCCAAACTCACATTATAGCTTTTAGAAGTATAATAGCTCTGATTTTGCCAACAATATGAGCAAAGGTTCCAGATAGCTCACGGACATGGGGAATCTGCCTaatcttccttattttttatgGGTGACTCAATTTAACAGAGGTTGTGATGTGATTCTTACCATGTTGAATTTGCCTCTTTGATCCACCAGGCTGGAGAGGGCAAATGTTACAACAGTACATGCAGCCAAAGAAAAGTAAGTGTTGATAATTGCTGTAATCATGGAAGGTGTTTCAGGTGCAATGGCAGAGTTAAAACTGGGccaaaaaagccaaaggaaCAGGGTACCTGGATGAATGtaagtcaaaacaaaacagagactATTCAGTCACAAGGGACATTTAGCTGTGAAAGAACCAACACAGCAGAACTAGGTAcaagaaaggaggaaggtgATTGATAAGAAACATGAAATAGCCAAAATGCTTGAGGAAATAATAGATTATGCAGAAGATTTTGCCACTGGCAGCTAGCATTTGGACACATGGTCTCTTTCAAATCTTACTGGAAGACTTGAACATGTTGTGACCCCTTGTCATGCCTCACTCACTGCCAGGGCTCACCACCACTGTGAAAACCATAGCAGAGTAGGATGCATTAGCAAGGCAGCTCACATGTAAATCTTTTGTCATCTATTGATATAACTGATAGTTTTAGCTGTTAAAGTGATCTATGGATAGATCTCATGGACATATAGACGTATGGTTTCTAACACTCATTAGTGGGACTGGCACAGCTCAATACTTTGAATTATGGCCAGTTTCCCTGGAAATGCTGTTTGTAACAGAAGATTTAATAAAACAGGAGTCACCATGAACATACActgaaaatacatctttaatttcatctttccttttttttaacgAAGGGGAAACTAAAAATTTGTGTGTCACTGAAAACAATGTGCATGCATCAGACAAAAAAGAATATGCCTCTAAGAATGTACTTAAGAAATTGGATGCAGAATAATAATAGGAAATCATTACAATATAGAGATGAAAGAGAGATGAACAGCAGATCAGCACTCACTGTTACATCACTTACCAATCATGGCAAATATGTCTGTATGATAGGTAGATTCTTCattttgatgtttgtttttcaaaccaGGACGATGCAAGACTAGGGTTACGGCCAAACCAAAATAAGCTCCAAAAGCATGGATAGTCATAGAGCCTCCAACATCTGTGGCCTGTAATAAGGACCCAAAATGATGGCACCGATTTCATACTGCATAAAGATGAGGACTTGATGAAAGAGAAGTCTGAATGactttaatgttttattttctatgctAGAAACTAGAGCCTAGAATATGCTCAGTGGAAATATTATAAAGTGAAAACATTTgttataaacagaaaacaatttttaccAAATAGATGTACCTCAAATACTCGTGTAACTAGATGTTCGTTGCATGCAAAGATTGTGATTTCCAGAACTGTCAAGATCAGCATCTGAACAGGACTTGTTTTCCCCAGGACTGCtccaaatgaaattaaagcagTTGCTGTACTGAAGTCTGCATTTATCatgctgaagttaaaaaaaaacaacaaacaaataaaagcaaacaaaagcaaaaccaaaagcacaggaaaaaagaaaatcagcttaAAGAGACCTGAAATAAGGCTATAATACCAAAGATGTCATATCATTAAAATGTCAGAGCTTTAACTCTTCAGATACAAAATTATCAAGATAATCTTTGAAGATGAAAGTTTTATCAAACCTTTCCAGATGGGATTTGTAGGGATCTTACAAGCTACTGAGGAAAAAGTGTCTCAAGGTTACCTTCTGCTTATACCATATACATGCCTAGCTGGTGgaatttacagtgaaaaatcTGTGAGATGTGCATTGTGGATGTGCAGGGGTATTTCCAGGTCTGACTGTTACTTGAACACCAAAGATGACGGGGGGGGTCTTAGCTTTGGTCAGATAGTTTATCTCATTTCAAAAGCCTTGCATGCCTTTCTATCACTGTGCTAATGTTTGCACTAGCTGTCAGGAAGGACCAGCGTTAACAGGTTATGGAGAATGGCAAggataaataaaaccacaaattGGTCAAAAACTTGCAGCACAGAGGGGCACTAACTTATTGGTCCCTTTACAGATGCTAGTCTGTAAGCGTTATGGAGCTGCTTACGTTATTTCTGCTTGTCCCTCAGTAATGTTTGGATGCTGTCCCTTTCGAAGTTGTCTATGTGTTGTCTCAGCAAACAGAACTGCTGATGTGGAAAACACCCTGAGACCTTCGTAGAAGGAGGACAGATGGATAGGAGGGGAATTAAAAGCATCTAGAGACATTGCTCATGAGGTCTCTTTTTCTATGACTGGGGTCCAAAACTTACTGCAGTATGGTGCTCAGGCAAATCATTCCTTGAGAAGTAGAAGAAAACCTCATGAGTGGATAGACACACTGTTCTAGCCTTTCTTTTGTGACCCCAGGTGCCATGGAAGGACAGATTCCTTCatgcctgctggctgcaggtggTGCAGTGTTACTGCTGGAAGACTTCTAGCTTCCACAGCTCCAGAGATGCAAAGCAATCCCTCTATATGACCTATAGCCCCTGTGCAACGTAGCACCTCAAATTCCATCCCACCCTTTGGTTCTTGTGGCCCAGTGCACCAGGCGTTGCCCCTTTAGAGGTGAAGGGCAGATGAATGTTGAGAGATGGGCAGTAAAGATCCATCAGATTTCAGTGAACTTAGAAGTCTGATCCCACAGATGTAGTTTATGGCTTCTCCTGCTATCTTAAGGGATAGAAATGTCAGTTTTGGTAAACTCATATGTACCTTTTAATACTAACATAAATTTTCCCTCCTTCCATGTGCCAAAATCCTTGCATCAGGGTTCCCCACTGGAGTCCGAGAGCAGCAATGAGCATGTTGATACCAACACTGCTGAATCCATATTTCTTCAGAAAGGTCATCAGGAAACCAAATCCAATAAATATCATCACATGGACATCCTGaaagactgaaaggaaaaaatggctGTGTAGTGACTTTGAAGAGTAACTATGAAGGGAGGAAAGCTAGGGACAAGTGAGGATTTAATATAAAAGAGTTTCAAACTCATGTAATCAATGTGATCCATCTTCCCCCACTTCATGACCAGTCTACTATTGAAGTTTGAGTGTCTGGAAAATGCAAGGCCTGATTATTGATTTTATTCCTTGCTATATCATTATGGAAAGAACACTAGATCTCTATACTTTCAAATTTAGCATGTCTGGAACTGTTCTCTGCATGTGAAGCTAACATCACAGCTTTATGTCCTTACAGAAAAGTTCTTTTCTCCCTTAAATAAAGGTTGTCACAGCCAGCATGTTCTGGGTAACTCCAAAATTGTACATGGGATTTGTTTGGTAGAGTGCTAGCTGGCCCAGTGAAAAGGTATGCTTGTGATCCCtaaaaaatactcttaaaaaCATGACCATATTGAAAAATTTTTTGTTAATCTGAAGTGTTTTACGTGATTTAATGGGCTCTACACCGAACAAGTGTAGAGTCCTGtaattaaagcattttctctgattttattgTTAGTAAGAACctcagtacagaaaaaaacatttcatttctatttcattGCCTCTTACATGCAAATATGCGGGAAAAGCTTGAGACATTGACCTGTTTAGTATAATATTTGGCTTAAAGTTACGTTTCCCGGTTACGCAGTTTCATCATTCCTACAGTTCTGCCATATGCATTACCATGTTACCATATGCgttatatattttaaacataatcAGTTCTGCCATATGCATTACCATGTTTAGCCAAACGAGGACCCAGAAGTGTAAGAAGTTACTGGAGATTCCCAATAAACTGTATTATATTTGCAGTATCCTATGCCAGCCCTGACCTAGTGCTGAAGTACATATACACATGTAATAAAATCCTTTACACTGGGCTACACGCATCTAAGAAACACCATAGAAATGCATCTTTTCTATTATCAATAGGATAGACATCCCCAatccttttgcttcctctttaGGCTGGACATTTTCACATTCATTTCCTGACTTTAACAGGGATTTTTGAGGCCCCTGCAGTCCTTTGAAAGCTTCGCATTTTCCTCCATATTCCTTGATTTCCAGACCTACTATCCAAACTTTTGTGTTGTGTGCTTactacttattttaaaagacatacaATCAATTAACTTCCCCATTTGGGCTTCTGCTTTTGATATACTTGCATATTTTGTATTGCAGTGGTGTGTGAAAATAACTGCCTTGCTTAGAGCTCAACATATTCCCTTTCTTCAGAAGACCTggcaagaaatgaaaaaggtaTGGCTGGGGACCACACAACCCATGCTAACACAACCTTCCTGATCCTACCAGCAGCAAAGTCTTTAGTGTCTCAGTGAATGCAGAACTCCAGCCACAGATTAATTTGCCCATACTCCTGTGTCACAGGGAGTCAGCAGGGGGTGTTTAGGAAAAGGGTATTAAAGTACGAGATCATTTGATGGGTACATCCGTCTGTGCACCCTCCCAGCTTCCAGCAACCTGTGCCACAGGAACACAGAGCTGTGTCTTCGTACCTGACTTCGTGGTGGTGGACTGCACATCCAGAGCAACTCTCCTTTAAATGCTTTGGAACACATGTAGCAGTGGTTAGTGCTGGTAGGACTCAGAGTGGAGAGCCTTCCCAGCAATCCTCTAACACTACCCTGATGATCTCAGGTACAGGTGATCACCcaccttggttttttttaagtggggCAAAAATATGTTGGCAGGTCACATGAGAAATCTCTTCTCAAATAAGGGAAGGAGTAACCTCAGATCTCATTCCATCTTTTTCAAGGTTAAGTAGAAACTAGATGCtgagcaaaactttttttccgcttttaaaaataatttcctatgaGTGACCATTCACTCAGTAACCTGTGGAATCAGCACCTTAATGTCTGAGAAGTGTCCTGGGCTATTTGTCTGACTGTTATAAAACAACATTATTAAAAGCTTGTAAATGTtaccaaaaaaatacagaactagAGGGAAAATCCATAAAAGCTGCACAACAATATCTACAAAAGTTGActttagcagaagaaaatggaattgtATTTAATAAATGCCTAGCATGACAAGTCAAAGTGATAGATGACTTCAACAGTTTTCAGTTTATGTGACACGAGTTTCATGCACAAATGAGGGATATGTTAGAAAATTACCTACTTCTGctccttttattatttaatctGCCTATGCCATGGACCTTCCAATACAGTTTTAGTTTTGCCCATTCCGGGTAGTCAGCTCCAGGTCAGAAAATTTTTCCAGTCTCCCGGAGGAGATTATGGTTTGTTAGCTTTCAGTGTGttacttgcttttgtttgcaaTCTCGTGGTTAAATCATTGCAGATGAAACAAGTGAGCTGTTCTCATCAAAACAGTCCCGTCCATGTATACAACATCTCAGTAAATCATGTATTTAGTAAATTAGTAGATTAaaagaatcataaaatattAGTAAAAGATGCTTTACTGCTTAAGTAACTATTTGAGAGAAAGAACAGGTTTCAAAAGCATGTTGATAACGGAAGGAGTTTAATCCTTGGTGCCCATCAATAGGGCTCCTGCATGCTCAGGTCTCTTGAAAGGTGCTTTTAGAAATCTTACCCCAGGCCTGAAGATTAGAAGCAATTCTGTTTGAAACAAGTATCAGGTTGACATGTAATCCTGGGTCCTTCTGAGGGCTAGCTAGGATTCATATAAGTATTTTCTAACTGTTTGGATTTACATACACAAAAGATTAAAAGGCCTGGTTAAAACTAGGTTAATTTATGGATGTTGAGGACAAATTTCAACGAGTTCAGCCTATACCTTGTGCTTTGACTACCTTGCACATCCCTTTGAAGAGTAGGTCTGGAATGATTTTAGATGGTGAGGAAAACAGcatgacttggaaaaaaaagtttcagtcaCTAGTCATGTTTAATAAAACACAGTGCTTCTATTCTGtgagacaggaaaataaagactgGGAAAACACTCCAGCAGACCCTGAGCAAAACCAGTATGCATGATTCTGCAAGACTGTGCAAGACCCACATACTAATTCCACATCATGGTCTCTGCATGGTGGTCGGTCTCAATGCAAGGATGCTGGTGGCATCTAGGTTTACACTTAAAGCTGTGATTTTGCTCTGCCTAAAGCAGTAAACTGTAGAACCCTGAACAAGAGGAGCGCATCAGTTTCCCCAAGCCATGAATCATGGATCGATCACAAGGCAGTACGTACTGGATACCAGTACTAAAGAAGTCTTCTAGGAGTGCTTGCAGAACTGTCACACGCCTTTGTCCTCCCATTCTAGTGGCACAGCACTCCTCAAGTTGTCCATCCAATTCACCAT
It contains:
- the RHAG gene encoding ammonium transporter Rh type A — translated: MPSALDTNMRFKFSILALLLEVIIIVIFGIFVEYELHADIQTLYPLFQDVHVMIFIGFGFLMTFLKKYGFSSVGINMLIAALGLQWGTLMQGFWHMEGGKIYVSIKSMINADFSTATALISFGAVLGKTSPVQMLILTVLEITIFACNEHLVTRVFEATDVGGSMTIHAFGAYFGLAVTLVLHRPGLKNKHQNEESTYHTDIFAMIGTLFLWLFWPSFNSAIAPETPSMITAIINTYFSLAACTVVTFALSSLVDQRGKFNMVLIQNATLAGGVAMGTCADLPIHCFAAMCIGSIAGIISVLGFCFLTPLLASKLNIHDTCGVHNLHGLPGVLGGITGIVVTAIRTDTGPGSRFTPSMQAAALGSTIGIALAGGVLTGGILKLPFLGHTSDQNCFDDSVYWEVPEEEKPCEIHSNNYHEHIRSEATI